Within the Thermodesulfobacteriota bacterium genome, the region CTGGACCAAGCCAAAACCGGTTTTTATGCCCGAAGAAATGTCTTCAGCTTCTACGGGTTCTTCTTTAACTGGTGTTGAATCCGCAGAATCAACTTCCTGGTCTAAGTCAAAGCCGGTTTCCATGTCCTCAGAAACATCTTCAAACTCCATGGATTCTTCTTGTTTGGCTTGAGATGCATCCTCAGAATCAACTTGCTGGTCTAAGCCAAAGTCGGTTTCCATGTCCGCAGAAACGTCTTCAAACTCCATGGATTCTTCTTGTTTGGCTTGAAGTGCATCCTCAGAATCAACTTCCTGGTCTAAGTCAGAGTCAGTTTCCATGTCCTCAGAAATGTCTTCAAACTCCATGGATTCTTCTTGTTTGGCTTGAAGTGCATCCTCAGAATCAACTTCCTGGTCTAAGTCAGAGCCGGTTTCCATGTCCTCAGAAATGTCTTCAAGCTCCATGGATTCTTCTTGTTTGGCTTGAGATGCATCCTCAGAATCAACTTGCTGGTCTAAGCCAAAGTCGGTTTCCATGTCCGCAGAAACGTCTTCAAACTCCATGGATTCTTCTTGTTTGGCTTGAAGTGCATCCGCAGAATCAACTTCCTGGTCTAAGTCAAAGTCGGTTTTCATGTCCTCAGAAATGTCTTCAAACTCTAGTATTTCTTCTTCGCTAACAGGCCCTTCATCCAAATCTTCGCCGTCTAATTCCTCCAATTCAATCATTTCTTCATCAAAGCTCGAATCGAGATTTGCGCCTGGATCATCTTCTACTGAATCGGCAAGTTCAGGACTTCCCGTTTCACTTCCGAGCTCGGTAGATTTAAAAACATCTTCATCTTCCACGGGAGTATCATCGGTCATATCTTCAACTTCTTCCTCAAAAGAATTCTCAACCGTAAGGTCTTGTGGTTCAAAAGCCGTTTCTTCAAGCTCAACGGGTTTTTCGTCTTTAGCCGGTTCTTCATCCAATAACTCGGTTGGCTCGTCATCCATAGACGATACTTCTGGTGGTGAAAACTCAACAGTCTCTGCCAATGGTTCGTCATCAAATTCAATATTGATTTCTCCATCCAGATCATCACTGTCCAATTCGTCCAGTACAATGGTCTCTTCATCAGCGTCCGAATCGAGGTCTGTGCTTTGATCATTTTCTGTTGAAGCGGAAAGTTCTAAACGGTCCGTTTCGCTTCCGAGCTCGGTAGATTTGAAAATATCTTCGTCTTCCACGGGGGTCTCATCGGCCACAGGTTCATCTTCTTCCTCGAAAGAAGTCTCAACCGCAGGGGTTTCCGGTTCAAAAGCCGTTTCTTCAAGCTCAACGGTTTCTTCAACAGTGTCAGAAAGCTCAGGCTTTTTTTCAGCTTCCTCAGCCGGCGCTTCAGTAACATGCCCCGTCCCTGAGATTTCTTCAACTTCCGCAGAAGATGGGTCCGGCATACTGTCAAGCTCCATAATTTCATCTTCGTCTATAAAGAGTTCCTCGTCCGCATTGTTAAATTCTAAACCGTTTTCATCCTGCGGGGCATTGTCTTCTACTGTGTCAGTGATATCAATAATATCATCATCTTCAGATGGAGGCGTGTCGACCGTGTCAGTCACATCTATAATATCATCATCTGAAGGGGTATCGGCCATTTCGGTCAAATCCAGAATGTCTTCGTTTTCCGTTGGAGAAGTATCGGTAGGCTCCGATTGCTTTTCTGCTTCTTTCTCATCAGGTTTATCCGGCACTTCATTCTTAAGTTCAATAATTTCTTCATCCAACGGATCATCCAGTTGAATGATATTTTCTTTTTCTTCCATGTTAACCCTCATTTGGTAGAAATAAGTATTGGGTTTGCCAAAAATTAAGTTCCAGATCCGTATAATGGAAATTCTTGATTATTATGTAATTTTATCACAGGGTATGATATGTGTCAACATAATTGGCTTTGATCGGATTTTGAGGATTTCAGGGTTCAAGGGGGCAGGGGCTCGAGTAACCCTCTGCAGAAGAGGCGGAAACAATATGAGATACTTCTTTATCAAGCAATCGGATCTTGCAGGCTCAAAAGCGGTGGTCAAAGGTTCTGATGCCCACCACATTAAAAACGTACTGCGCCTCAAGCCGGGCGATAAGATCGGCCTTTTTGACGGTACGGGCCTCAACCATGAGACCAGGATTCTCAGTGTATTACCCAAGAGTATAGAAGTCTCGATCATTCGCAGTTTTTCCTCCAACACCGAATCCAACGTAAACATCACGGTTGCCCAGGCCCTGTTAAAAGACAGAAAAATGGACTTGCTGGTCAGGCAGCTTACGGAGCTTGGAATCACCCAATGGATACCTTTTATCGCCACGAGATCCATTCCCCGACCGGATCAAAAACGCCTTGCTGCACGAAACCAAAGGTGGGGAAAAATTGCAACAGAAGCGGTAAAACAGTGTAAAAGATGCCGTTCGCCGGAAATCGGTGCAACCGTCTCCTTTGAAGAGGTGCTGAGTGTTGGGAAAGAAAGTGACCTCAAAATCGTCTTCTGGGAAGAAGAATCAAAGCCGGTGGATAAAGATCTTCTGGTGTCTAATCCAAATCCTCTTGAACAAATATTTATCCTGCTGGGGCCCGAAGGTGGTTTTACATCAAAGGAGGTGGAAAGCGCCAAAGCCAGCGGTTTTATTACCGCAGCCCTCGGTCCGCGCATTTTGCGTGCCGAAACAGCCACCCTAGCCGCATGCACTATGCTGCAATATCTTTTTGGTGATATGGGCAAATAAATCTTGACAAAATTTCAGGACTTCTATAGGGAAAGCAAGCTATCGTTGGTTGTGCCGAGGTAGCTCAGTCGGTAGAGCAGGGGACTGAAAATCCCCGTGTCGGCAGTTCGATTCTGTCCCTCGGCACCAGAAAGAAAACAGCCACTTACGCTAAAAAGCGGAGTGGCTTTTTTCATTTTTGGCTAAAGAATGGCTATTTCAAATTTTAAAATTCATCTACTACATTTAATTCTACTCCAATGCCCTCTGTGTTTTGCCAGA harbors:
- a CDS encoding 16S rRNA (uracil(1498)-N(3))-methyltransferase, with product MRYFFIKQSDLAGSKAVVKGSDAHHIKNVLRLKPGDKIGLFDGTGLNHETRILSVLPKSIEVSIIRSFSSNTESNVNITVAQALLKDRKMDLLVRQLTELGITQWIPFIATRSIPRPDQKRLAARNQRWGKIATEAVKQCKRCRSPEIGATVSFEEVLSVGKESDLKIVFWEEESKPVDKDLLVSNPNPLEQIFILLGPEGGFTSKEVESAKASGFITAALGPRILRAETATLAACTMLQYLFGDMGK